In a single window of the Nodularia spumigena CCY9414 genome:
- a CDS encoding RNA-binding S4 domain-containing protein has product MIKLDQFLKFMGVASTGGQAKLIIIDGGVKVNGEVETRRGRKLVLGDKVTVEGKTFEVNL; this is encoded by the coding sequence ATGATCAAACTCGACCAGTTTTTAAAGTTTATGGGTGTAGCCTCAACTGGAGGACAAGCCAAACTAATAATTATTGATGGTGGCGTAAAAGTCAATGGTGAAGTTGAAACCCGACGCGGACGAAAATTAGTATTAGGCGACAAAGTAACAGTAGAAGGGAAAACTTTCGAGGTTAATCTCTAA